Genomic segment of Microbacterium sp. M28:
CGTCACGGCGCACGGCAACTCGCTGCGCGGTCTCGTCAAGCACCTCGAAGGCATCAGCGATGACGACATCGCCGAGCTCAACATCCCCACCGGCATCCCGCTGGTGTACGAGCTCGACGAGAACAACGTCCCCACCGGTCCCGGACGCTACCTCGACCCCGAGGCCGCAGCCGCCGGTGCCGCCGCGGTCGCCGCGCAGGGCAAGAAGTAGGACCTCATGACGAAGGCCGGATGCTGTCGCAGCATCCGGCCTTCGTCATGAACGGGTCAGGCGTGCCCGAGCTCCTGCTGCTCGGCCTCCTGCGCCTCCAGCGCCAGCGCGATGTCCGCCTCCTGGACGGCCCAGTCGCCGGTGGACAGGTAGACGACCTTCTTGGCGACGGCCACGGCGTGGTCGGCGAAGCGCTCGTGGTAGCGGCTGGCGAGCGTGGCGTCGACCGTCGCATGCGCCTCGCCCTTCCAGTTGTCGCTGAGGACCTTCTCGAACACGCTGGCGTGCAGTTCATCGACGTCGTCGTCCGCGTTGCGGATGGCATCGGCGAAGCGCAGGTCCTGCGTGCGCAGGAGCTCGCTGAGCGTGCGCGAGATCTCGACGTCCAGCTCGCCCATCTTCGTGAACGTGCCCTTGAGCCCCTTCGGGATCGCGCGCTCGGGGAAGCGCAGACGGGCGAGCTGAGCGATGTGCTCGCTCATGTCGCCCATCCGCTCCAGCGACGCGCTCACGCGCAGGGCCGTGACGACGATGCGCAGGTCGCGGGCGACGGGCTGCTGACGGGCGAGGATCTCGATGGCCTGCTCGTCGAGGGCGACGGCGAGTTCGTCGATCTTGGCGTCATCGGCGATGACCTCTTCGGCGAGACCGACGTCGCTGGTCGCGAATGCCCGCGTCGCCTTGTCGATCGACACCGTGACGAGATCGGCGATCTCCACGAGGCGGGACTGCAGGTCCTCGAGGGACTGGTGGAAGACTTCGCGCATGTGCGGCGCAACCTTTCGGGTCTCAGCGGCGTGGTACGGCCGATCGGTGGGCGCAGCGCCTCGTGCGGGCCCGAAGCGATTGTGTTCGTCGAAGGTTAACGAATGGTGCCCAGAACGTGAATAGTAGTTCCCCCGGCCCCGCACTGGCGCGGAAACCCGCCGAAGCCGTGGTGAACGCACTCTACGCTTGCCTTATGACCACGCCGCAGATCGCGCTGCTCGCCCTCGCCATCGGTGTGCTGATCGGTGCGGGCATCTGCGGCCTGATCCTGCTCGCGTACCGCGCACGGGCAGAGGCGGAGGCGGAGACGTCGGCGACGATTCCCCCCGGGACCACCGACGTCCTCTTGAGCATGGAGGACGCCGCCTGCGTCGTGGACGCATCAGGCCTGGTGCTCGCGACGTCGCATGCCGCGGGACTCTTCGGCATCGTCAGCGGTTCGACGCTCGACAACCAGGAGCTGCGCCAGCTGGTGCGCACGGTCCGCTCCACCGGGGCGTCCGAGACCGAGACGATGCGCATCAGCCGCAGCGGCACGACCCTGGATCCGCGCCTGGTCTCCGCCCGCGCCAGCGCCGTCGGCGCCCGACTGACTCTCCTCGTCATCCGCGACGTCACGGAGCAGGAGCGCCTCGACCAGATGCGACGGGACTTCGTGGCGAACACCAGCCATGAGCTCAAGACGCCCGTCGCCTCCGTGAGCCTGCTGGCGGAAGCCATCGAATCGGCCGCCGACGACCCGGCGCAGGTCCGCGTCTTCGCGAGCCGCATCTCGGCGGAGGCGACGCGCCTGGGACAGCTGACCGGCCGCATCATGAGCCTGTCGCGACTGCAGGCCGCCGATGGCCTGGCCGACGTCGCGAACGTCGCGATCGACGAGGTCGTCGCGGCCTCGATCGAGGCGCACGCCGTCCAGGCGGACTCCGCCGGCGTGGAGCTCGCCCGCGGCGGGGATCGCGACGTCTGGGTGCGCGGCGACGGTCAGATCCTCATCGAGGCGGTCGGCAACCTGATCGCCAATGCCATCGTCTACTCGCCGCGTGGATCGCGCGTCGGCGTCGGTGTTCGCGCGGACGACGGCGTCGTCGAGATCGCGGTGTCCGATCAGGGGATCGGCATCTCGGAATCGGACCGCGAGCGGATCTTCGAGCGCTTCTACCGCGCCGATGAAGCCCGCTCCCGGCGCACCGGCGGAACCGGCCTCGGTCTATCGATCGTCAAGCACGCGATTCATCGACACGGCGGCGAGGTGCGGGTGTGGTCGCGCCCCGGGCGAGGATCGACTTTCACCATCCGCCTTCCGCGGATCGACGCCCCCGAGCCCGACGACGTCACCAGCAAGACCAAGAAGAAGCGCATGAAGAAGGCCGCGAAGACGGCCCGCGCACGAACCGGAGAGAGCGTATGACCCGCATCCTTCTCGTCGAGGACGAACCCGACCTCGCCGATCCGCTCGCCTACCTGCTTCGCCGGGAGGGCTATGAGGTCGAGATCGCCGAAGACGGACCCGGCGCGCTGAACGCGTTCCGCGAGCGCGGCGCGGACATCGTCCTGCTCGACCTCATGCTCCCAGGGATGCCGGGGACCGAGGTCTGCCGGCAGATCCGGTCGTCGTCCGCGGTGCCGATCATCATGCTGACGGCGAAGGATTCCGAAGTGGACATCGTCGTCGGACTCGAACTCGGCGCCGACGACTACATCACCAAGCCCTACTCGTCGCGCGAGTTGCTCGCGCGCATGCGCGCCGTGCTGCGCCGGGTCGTGCAGGCCGAGAGCGAGCTCGACGAGCGCGTCCTGGACGGCGGACGCGTGAGCCTCGACATCGATCGGCACACCGTGAGCGTCGCGGGTGAGCAGATCAACATGCCGCTGAAGGAATTCGAACTGCTCGAGGTCCTCATGCGCAACTCCGGTCGCGTGCTCACGCGCGGACAGCTGATCGATCGCGTCTGGGGCAGCGACTACTTCGGCGACACGAAGACGCTCGACGTCCACATCAAGCGCATCCGCTCGCGCATCGAGGAGAACCCGTCGGAGCCGGCGATGCTCGTGACCGTCCGTGGGCTCGGCTACCGTTTCGAGGGCTGACGGACACGGAAGAAGGCCGGTCCCCGCGATGCG
This window contains:
- a CDS encoding sensor histidine kinase; the encoded protein is MTTPQIALLALAIGVLIGAGICGLILLAYRARAEAEAETSATIPPGTTDVLLSMEDAACVVDASGLVLATSHAAGLFGIVSGSTLDNQELRQLVRTVRSTGASETETMRISRSGTTLDPRLVSARASAVGARLTLLVIRDVTEQERLDQMRRDFVANTSHELKTPVASVSLLAEAIESAADDPAQVRVFASRISAEATRLGQLTGRIMSLSRLQAADGLADVANVAIDEVVAASIEAHAVQADSAGVELARGGDRDVWVRGDGQILIEAVGNLIANAIVYSPRGSRVGVGVRADDGVVEIAVSDQGIGISESDRERIFERFYRADEARSRRTGGTGLGLSIVKHAIHRHGGEVRVWSRPGRGSTFTIRLPRIDAPEPDDVTSKTKKKRMKKAAKTARARTGESV
- a CDS encoding response regulator transcription factor; protein product: MTRILLVEDEPDLADPLAYLLRREGYEVEIAEDGPGALNAFRERGADIVLLDLMLPGMPGTEVCRQIRSSSAVPIIMLTAKDSEVDIVVGLELGADDYITKPYSSRELLARMRAVLRRVVQAESELDERVLDGGRVSLDIDRHTVSVAGEQINMPLKEFELLEVLMRNSGRVLTRGQLIDRVWGSDYFGDTKTLDVHIKRIRSRIEENPSEPAMLVTVRGLGYRFEG
- the phoU gene encoding phosphate signaling complex protein PhoU yields the protein MREVFHQSLEDLQSRLVEIADLVTVSIDKATRAFATSDVGLAEEVIADDAKIDELAVALDEQAIEILARQQPVARDLRIVVTALRVSASLERMGDMSEHIAQLARLRFPERAIPKGLKGTFTKMGELDVEISRTLSELLRTQDLRFADAIRNADDDVDELHASVFEKVLSDNWKGEAHATVDATLASRYHERFADHAVAVAKKVVYLSTGDWAVQEADIALALEAQEAEQQELGHA